TACGAGGGCTTTGCCGTTCCTCCCCGCCGGGCTTTTTTCGAGGACAATAGCTGTCGTTGCGGAAAGCCTCGAGTGGGCTTCATCGACGGGTGTCACTCCACCGGGGTAACGAATCTGGATTTTCGTACGACGTCATCGAAATAATTCGTTGCAACGCGACTCTTCTTTTTAGACATAATTTCTCTTCCCTCGTGCCTACACGAAAATAAGAGGAAATCGATAGCTTCTGGAGGGAGGCTGGCTGTCGCTGGCTccgataaaaccaattttatCGACCGAACCTCGCACTAAAATAACAACCGAGCGATGTTTCTTGTCAAAACGTCGTTGCTCAAACAAAGAGGGCGTTTCACGATCGGTAGGCGTACTCGTGCTCGTGACCGCGACGCCAAAACGACGCCCCGCCGTCGACGCTACGAAAAACGCgtcagacttttttttttacaaatcctcgTATTCATCGTCGAGTCACGCTCTCGCTGCCCGTTTACCGCGAGACGAGGGCAGAGAAGagccattttttcgaaacgtcgaataaaaaatttgcgaaTAATTTCGAGCGAAACGACGAGCGGTGACTCGTCTCATTTTTTGCGACTCCGCGCGCTCATACGGGAACGTAATCGCGGAGAACTCGTAAATCAGTCGAATATCGCGTTGACCCCCGAGATGATCCTCCCGTGACTTTAATGAATTGGCTACATCGATAAATCGTAACCGCTTCATATCTTCGcgcataaataattcaaacgtTACAAGCTTACTTTTTGGCATTCAATTTCAACGGATGGGACCCCTCGGCGAATATTCAGCGACTAAAGTACATTTTTGCGGCTTTTCTTCGTTCGGACAGGTTTTAATGGATATCGGGGGGATGACTCATTTGCTCTTTCTCGTAATAGCACTCGCGACTCGAAGAAGCAGAGTAACGCTGACGAGGGAAAATGAGGCGCCCCTTCTTCTCTGAGGCCTGATAACCGAGTTGATTCAAGGGAATCAAGGAAAggaaaggaaaggaaaaaataaaagatcgtTGGAGAGGCAGTACTCACCTTCTTGCTCGACGACAAAAATTTGATAGTCTATTTGCTGCCTGAGAAGAATTGGATGAAGATTGTAAACGAGTGTCTGAAGGTGCTCGGGTCGATTGCGAAATGGAATTACAATGGCAACGCGATAACGAGGGATGCACTCGTCGGGTGAGCTTTTACCGCCCGGTTTGACCCTCGCGAAACTCGCCTCGGTAACCCCGTTTTCCGGTATCGTTTTAATCACGAGTACTGGACCGACTGAAATTTCAAGAAAACAACGTGACATGGAGAATAGAATGGTTTTTtgttaatcatttttaaattggcGGTCGCACATATATTTTTGACAATCAATGACAATTGGAAATGACGTTCGATGCAGCGAATTTTAAAGAATCTTTTTATCCACGAATGTGTTTGATCGGGTCGCACATTCGTCGAAGAAGAAACGTCCCCGAGAGAGTGAACGTATGACACTGCATTACTTAGCTCCTTCAAGCAGGGTGTCGAGCGTATCGATAATAGAAGCAATGATTCCCATCGAGGGTCTCGACAAAAGAAAACTCACCGAGATTTGGGGGAATGGAAGGACATCTGAGAAGTGCCGGAAGCTCCGTTACGTTCGTCGGAAGGGTGCCGGAACTTTTTGTCGGGAAGGACGTCTCCGACGTTCTGGAAGCGTTGGTCAGATTGGAAATTCGAGTAGTAGGCTCGACGTAGATAGCCTTCGccgatgaagaaatattattcGGAATTGCGTCGTAACTCGCAGCGGGTCCGTAAATGGTCAGACCTCGGGGATGATAATTCAGATAAGAGTGCTCCGCGTATCTGCAAACATATTTTCGATATTGTTTTCGGTCATCGAGTACTCCGTTGACAAtcgctttttttcacgttGTGTAATTCAGTTATAGAATATCAACGAAATAATGCAGTTTGTGCGCCTCCCTTTCTCCACATTTCGGAAATCCCGAAACCCGAAACTacctcattattttcattgtttacgattttttgttgCATCCGACTTTTTTCGTTGTTGTCAGCTCTTTGGATGATTCAATGTACATATACGAGAGAGATACGAAGTTGCATGGATCGTGCGAGAATTATTATTGCCCGGTTGCGATTGAAGTTACAGTCCGTCCGACTCGCGCGATGGATAATATATGCGGTCAATTGAGCTGGGAAATTGGGAAACTCGGAGGAACGACGTATCGGCCAGCTGCACTCGCATTCTCATTTTTACATCCGCACATACGTACGAATAATCGCTCGACAGAATCCAATAATTTCGTTTTACTTATTTACaccgtaaaaaaatgttcatctcCTTACAAAGTTACAAATCGTAGTTGCCACAACTATTACGAATAGTAAGAAAAGTTTGCTGCAAACGATTCTTTCGACGAGACGGAAAAAAGATACGGTTGCGAATGAAGAAACCGCGATGAAGAGGATTTTAGTTGGAGCTTGCGAAGGAAGGAAATTTTTACTGCGAGAGGGCGAGTGCTGAGAATCGTGGCAGGGCAAACCCCCGAGGGAGTCGACGTCGTCAATGCGCCGAATGAGAGCTGTAAAATCTTCAACTTCCTACAGCGGATTCGTTACGACTCGTGTTTAGAGGGTGCTCAAAAAGTCAATTTTCGTATGCTCACGATCGACAGCGgcaaattcgaaatttatccgaataaaaaaattcttcgaaaaacAAGAACGGAAAACTGCGTTATCGAGAATGCGCGTCTCGAACGGTTCGTACGTTGGCTCGATTCGCGAGACACGGGCTAGGCAAAATATAAATCTCTCTCACGAGCTCCGGGGGCTCTTAAGTTTCGCCATTATACGATAACTAAAAGTACACGAATTTACGGCTCTACTTCCCCTGATTGCACCCTCTCCTGCTGCTCGCTAGTTTCCCGCACATCTTGAGCAGAGGAAACATGCCTCGAGCGAGTCATTGCACTTGGACGCGAATTCCTTTGAGTCGCATCCAGGAGCATTTCCTCTCATAAACCGTCGTCCGATGTACGAATTCCGTTGTGCGCTCGCGTCTCCTCAACTTCGAATGATTCgtgtaaaaacatttttttcataccgaaaaatttgtttttgttaaaaaatgaagcgaTTTCTTCGCTTGTCATCCctcaatttatcatttttttcctttttgaatagagagagagaggagcgcGCGCGATTTCCGTGAAGAACAAAAGGAAGACAAAGGGCATGGAATAGGCGGTAGCCGATTGTCGGCTCGTTGCGATCGGTACGTCGCCCGGCGGAGGGGCTTGCGCGCAAGTTATTTCTCCGGGTTTCCTCGCCGATAACGCGCGGCTATAGAGGCTTCGTTTATCGTTTAGTTTCCTCCGCTGTGAGCGACCAACGAACCCGTAATAGAATTTCGCGTAATTGGATCACGCCGATCGATGCTTACGGTAAAAAGCTGTGGTTCCCTCGTACACTCTAACGCCATACGCGTTTATTAGCTCTATGTACTTGAGGCTATCAATGCGCGTGTATACACAAAGAGGATGTAGAATTCGGGCCCGCCGACTTTCTCCCTCGCCGCAAGTACACGCGCTggaattcgaataattttccgCTAGTCaagtttcagaacgaaaatgggaaaaattgtCGGAATAAATAGGAGCTAATTTTGTTTCGAATAGCTGGCGAGAATAGAGCTGTTTGAGCCGCGATCGGTGTCAGAAATTATTCGCGAGTCGATGCCGAAGAGGCAAAAAGTCAAGTTTATGATCGGCGCGTGTTCACTCGCGGCGTTATTTACGAaacaccgtttttttttcacaattatatATGCAAATATTCCTAAGCAACATTTACGTAGGTAAGCATTCATACGATTCGAAAACGTTATCGAGCGACGAAAGCGAATGGAGTACAGAGCGGAAGTGTTTATTCTTAACCTTTAGTGTGCACACCTTCacagcgagacatttcgtgcacatgggCTCACTTTGAGCccaggtcatttttgacatcgaacatctcggtaactatgcgcttttcggaataaatgGTTTActcactttttgcagtgaattgatccaacttcaaggctgcaaagtcggatttccaaaaaaatcttttttcactgttcaaaaacgtgctcaaagttgatagtgcgcgtaaaaagcactttctcggttaaatctctcgtaaaaaattaaattttgagttttgaaaaaaatccttacagaGTTTTACAGACAAGGGTCCGTGCTTTAAGGGGAAAATAGTCCACTTAGCAACCGttccaaaaagtgtatttattttggagtatgaagtggctatgctccctacttttagagaggagataacgatttcttaatattgggggttttactcatgagatgctcatctgtaaatgctattcatgtgagaaaaaaatgttggggtcaacctgaccccagatgcACACTAAGGTTTATACGTGCTTTTAAGCACGTATAAACGTGATCAAAGAATTTATTAGTCGGACCGAAGAGATCGGATGAAAAACTCTTCCGGATTCccgatgaaaataataataaacgagAACGCGGTAAAATTCGAGGCACCGATGTAATTTTTGATGATGAAAAGCGAAGAGGAGAGACGAGAGAAGTCAGGGGCAGGAGCTATTATACGGGCTAATTAGTTTGTAACGAGGAGAAATAGCCCGCGTGCTCATGGGTAAAATAACAAAGAGGCAATTACCCCCCTTGAAAGGGCTCGTCTGCCAACGTAGAGATAGTTGAgtttgtttctctctctctcctcccccTGTGTTCGCGAGGCAGAAACGCATTTAGATTGGTCGATGGTAATCCTTCCGCTCCCATAACAATAACAAACTGTCGACTCGAGTACAGAAGACAACGAATGCTTTGCTGCGTCCTCCTCAAGGTCACCCTCTTTTTTGCCTATACTCATGACCGAAAACGCGCCCGTGCGGACGCACGAATCGAGCGCGCAGTGTCAACGGACGTTATTGTCGGTGGATGGATAATCGAAGGACCGTGTCTGcggcgaaatatttcattcgtaACGAGatggaattttgttaatttcttcATCGCGTACGGTTGTTGAGAAACGAAGTATTGAGGCCGACTTACTTGGTAGTGTTAATAGCGAAAATGGTTTCGATCGAGTGACGTTCGAGAACTCCGCTGAGCAAATATTGAAGAGCAACGAGAGCGAGGATGACGCAAGCGAGGGTCTTGTAGAGGTGGGCCCGGTGCCACAGTGCCACGGCTGCGGCCACAGTCATCGCATTCAGAAGACACCATCACTCCTTCCTATCGTTGGAAAAGCTCTTCTTCGCCTCCTCTTGCTTCTCTTTCTCCACCTCcgatcctcctcctcctcttctaaCTCCGACGATCGACTCAAAGCTTCTCGGGGctcgtcgatttttcgacAAAGGCGAATATTTTCACTCGGCCCCGTATTGATGCGCCAATTTGTATCCTTCTCatctgaaaatgaaaaatcttacgTTATTgcggaaaaataaatacaaacagcttcggaaaaatgttgctctgctttttcaacatttttcctgaaaataaaagataaaacTTGGACCCGTGGGGTTGCTTGAACCTTGAAATCAATGCGGAATTCTCAATTTCTCTTCATCATCCACGGTCGGCGTCAGGGAAAGGTTTGGGTGTTTGAGCGTCGAGCGGTAAACGAGGGAAAAGTCCCATTGACTTTTTCATGCAGATATTATACGCAGTGCgtttatatatagatattcTCGTTTGAGTGTCGCGGGCGCACGCTCAGAGACCTCGAAGTCTTGCTTATTCGAACTCACGAATTATTCGAAACGAAtagttcgaaaaattcgaaaaattcgaaaaattcgaatgtaTTCATAAATCGAGTGCTCAACTATCAaactaaaatatatttattccttatgatatttaaaaaatattcaacaatgattaagaaaaaattattttccttttccagTAATTCTGGGATTTCTTAGTCTTATTTATATTCATACGTTTGTTGGAATATTCCATAGGTCAAAAAAACTCTCACAGTATTACTGTTTAAACTATTAAGGTGATGATCTATCATTtgcgcgagagcgagagaaatagTTGCAAAATGGTTGCATGGTTTACTCCGACACGcttgatttttctcgaaaaatcaaaGTTACACTTTGTTCTCTAATAAAATAAGAGTAGCGtctaactcatattttctttcaaatatcaacctACTCGGAATAAAATGTGCAGCAGGATTTTTGCCGACTGAACAACCGATTGACCACGTTAAAGGTCGTGGACAAAGATATCTGGGGTTCTCTAAACACTATATAATGTAAGGTGTTAGTAAATTACAATAAGTAATACAACTTTGTATGATACGTGGTAGGTTACCGGAGAGATGTCTGCGGACTCTTCGATGCGCGGTCGTTATTGAAATTCGTGATCGATCGTAAAATACTCAAAGTCAGAATTAGAGATAATTGAAAAACGTTTCAAGTCCCGTATCGAAGTAAAATACCTTAACATCTTCGTTGCTGGAGTTGAGTTACGCTCCTCAACACAAGACCTAGAGTTCGTCCAGAGTGCAAGCACAAGAAGACTAACCGAATGACAATCGAACTACTGCGAGCAGTATAAACGCGACTCTAGGTACGGATCGGAATGCGGATTGTGCCGCAAACCTTAGCCTTTTTATAGAGCTAGATTTGGGTCGAATAGGTGAGGTTTGTTTTCGTTACCTTGGGCACAAGTGTTCCGagttctatttttcgggacTTATAAGAAGAAAACCTCTGTGTTATGAAACGATACATGCCAGAAATTTAGAGCAGTGGTACTCGGATTGGAGTTTTCATGGAAACCAGAACACTTGGGTACATAACGTGAGTCAGGCCACGTGTCTTTGGTAGTGAGATGATTATGGGTTATTTTCGATGTCTTGATAAGGTGATACGGGCCCTTAGTTCGAGATGGTTTTAGTTAAGTtacaaattggaaaaataaaataataaaaattaaacgtcGGTTGTGACAATTAGATAGAAAACGTTGTTTGAAAACGGTGTGGTAGGTATTATGACCGTCTCGGGATACATCGGTGTGCCAGAACAGGAGGAACAGCGAATGATCATGCtcggatgacgctgaagtttgcaacgttggagtccaaatgaacgaaaaaaaaaaacaattgtaattaaccaattttttatttcaccaatcATTGGTgtacgttgaaaaactacaaatgtcaaattcggcagcttggagatttactggaactATTCAAGACtgtttttagatcatttcgttggactccgatgGGGCAGGGCAACGCGACATCGTGTCATCTCTCCAgtgcatttttcatcattgGTACTCTCCAAGTGTAGCAACTCTACATCGTGCCCAGTCTTCAAGCGTGTCAACTCTCCATTGGGTTGAGTCCCGATTGTCACAACCCGACATTTCCTTGACTGTTATATGTGctcgtatttttcattgactGTATTTTTCGCGCAGAACCACCGCCCGTACTGGACGAAAACCTTTGAAACGTGTCAACTTTCCACATGTACCGGCTGCCCGTTTCGTCAGCTCTCAAGTTTACCGACAAATTTCTAATCGAATCATTTCCTTTATAATTTTGTCATTTAATAATGCTACGAGCAAATATTCAATTCACGATGACAATCATGATAGATCTCTCAATAGTCTTTTGgaagaatgttttttcatcgatggacttttgttgaaaatttcgtaattGTCGTCGTCCATCGAGTAGCTGAGAGTCGATTCGAGGTGGCACATTCTGTTGATACAAATGGCTCGTGGAGCGTATCAGCCGATTCTGCCGCTCCGACTCGTTGACGGCAGTTCCATAGATTTCCAATAACTCTCGTACGCCTCATTAGTATTCCTCCAACGTGCTTATGAGTCCGCCCCCGTACGTATATATTCGTCGTACAAAAGTATATTGAAAGGTACGTGAATGGCGCGGGAATATACGATTGTCAGAGGCTCGATCATTTCCTCGGAGTGGGTTGAGACACCGTGCGTGCGCGCGATGATTGACACTCGACGCGTTTTTCAACGCATCCGAGTACGGAAACTGATTGGCACGACGTTGAAAGTACGCATCCGGAATTCGTGGAGAAAAGTAGGAGCTCGATACTCGCGAGTTCTGTTGGGCGGTCGATGTTTACAATAGTCGATAGGTCATGCCGGGGAGCAAGTTTGAGGGACGTCTCTGAAAGGTTCGTGTCGCGGAGTGATTATTCATCGGAGTCGACGTATACAAGTTCGCCCGTTCCCATTATTCCtcgattattgaataattcattcgaatttttcaaatgcgtTTCTTTGCATTGTTCGGTATCGGGCAATTGAGTAAATCACACtaaattatttcattcccGTCGAGTGTCCAATTTGTTGTTTCGACGATCGATTcagtaaaaaatatgaaattatgtATACGTTTGCCAGGAGTCACCGACCGACGCGACGAGCGAATAAAAATCCATaatcctttttatttttctcgcaaGTTGGATTAAAGTGGCTGCGATGCTCGCTGCTCTCGTAATCCTGCGCGATGGAGTAGCTCGCACGCTAAAAATTCGAGGAGCATCATAACGACCGAGATTACGATCCGCCAATAACATGCccttgaatttttatcatccgcactttttcatttctcgcGTGCTTTCTTAGTTTACTTTAAGAACCGATATATCGCTGTTACACAGTTATACCGCGCGGGGAAGCTTCTGGTGGTCGAAACGACGCGGCAAGTTATCATAGCCATCGATCGAAGctcaattattatttgaaacCGAGAGCTCTCGTCGCTCCGCGTCCCCTCACCATTATCACCTTCGAGTCGGCCATTAGAAACACGCATCTTCGTGACACTACACTCCAtcggtgctgctgctgctgctgctgcagtTATTGACACGCGATCTTTGCGCGAGTCCCTTTGTTCCCCGGCATCGTGTGACCAGAGGTTTCCATTTACCTCGCACACCCGTATCGATATAAGTCATTATTTTACTTTAAAATGCCACCTTCTATTACGAGCGTTACATATCAGCGAATAAATCATTACTTTTAGTTTGAATATATTCAAATTGGCACAATATTATTCGGCAGAATAACAACCGTCCTCTGAACCGCTCTACTCAAAAACAACGCTATATAGTCTGTGCTATCGGCTTAGAcatgttaaggagggtggatcgcgacgatacaatgttgccatgctaaaccatgttaaaaatattaagaatttcaaaatgataagaatttcataaaatttcgtaataaatgtattatttttaaaaatatataagagaatataaattttttttagatttttccaccacatagctctcgagtaattgaacactaaagttcgcgtgtataagcatagagtttacatatatacggttatacatctcgtgcataagaacttggatttaacgctcaattataaATAAAGTAATAATGGAGCATTACCCCTCGTTATACGAGGTATAAGCACGTCAATCATCAAGGCATTGCACTCTGCCCGGTCAGATGTTGACAAAACGTCTATCCGTACAATACGAGTACGGTGACGAACTACCAAGGCCGACCAAGGCATTGCATTTAGCCTGGCGTCGTCACGATAGTACGTTTTCGAGCACTCGATGCTCTTTACCCGCTCCTGGCAAAACCCGCCGGTCAGTGCATGGATCTTGCACAGACAACTCTCCTACGTGGGAGGAGAATCCTAAGTTCCGATATTGCGGAAATTCACCATCTCCCGTATATCGAAACGTTTcagtatacttgatgccaaagaatgttatcaccaaattttatcaaattctgat
The window above is part of the Venturia canescens isolate UGA chromosome 5, ASM1945775v1, whole genome shotgun sequence genome. Proteins encoded here:
- the LOC122410517 gene encoding beta-1,4-N-acetylgalactosaminyltransferase bre-4-like; its protein translation is MTVAAAVALWHRAHLYKTLACVILALVALQYLLSGVLERHSIETIFAINTTKYAEHSYLNYHPRGLTIYGPAASYDAIPNNISSSAKAIYVEPTTRISNLTNASRTSETSFPTKSSGTLPTNVTELPALLRCPSIPPNLVGPVLVIKTIPENGVTEASFARVKPGGKSSPDECIPRYRVAIVIPFRNRPEHLQTLVYNLHPILLRQQIDYQIFVVEQEGTGQFNRAMLMNVGYVEALKERMFDCFIFHDVDLVPEDDRNLYTCPEQPRHMSVAVDKFKYRLPYPDLFGGVSAMTTEQFRLVNGFSNVFWGWGGEDDDMANRIKARGLHISRYPANIARYRMMTHKKEKANPRRYEFLKSGKKRFSTDGLSNLQYELVDKQKLKFYTWLLVRLTPPQPS